One stretch of Bifidobacteriaceae bacterium DNA includes these proteins:
- a CDS encoding TrkA family potassium uptake protein, which produces MDRKGSSTGSDAPLPTDGAVLVIGMGRFGSRLALTVDRLGREVLAVEKDPEVIRRWSGRLPLVEADCTDPEALEQLGARDFPIAVVGVGTALEASVLITSNLVDLGLNQVWAKATSSEHARILRRIGASQVILPEADAGERVAHLVSGRLLDYIEFEDGFTIVKMHPPKEMIGFTLGQSQVLKKYGVTVIGVKSPGQEFEYATDDTRVSRQDLLIVSGNTTLLDRFAARP; this is translated from the coding sequence ATGGACCGCAAGGGATCATCGACCGGCTCAGACGCGCCCCTGCCGACGGACGGGGCCGTGCTTGTGATCGGCATGGGACGGTTCGGCTCGCGCCTGGCATTGACCGTGGACCGGCTGGGCCGGGAGGTCCTGGCCGTCGAAAAGGACCCCGAGGTGATCCGGCGCTGGTCCGGCCGCCTGCCGCTGGTCGAGGCCGACTGCACGGACCCGGAGGCGTTGGAGCAACTGGGCGCGCGCGACTTCCCCATCGCGGTGGTCGGGGTGGGCACGGCTCTAGAAGCCTCCGTGCTGATCACCTCCAACCTGGTCGACCTGGGGTTGAACCAGGTCTGGGCCAAAGCCACCTCCTCCGAACACGCCCGCATCCTGCGCCGGATCGGCGCAAGCCAGGTCATCCTGCCGGAGGCGGACGCCGGCGAGCGCGTGGCCCACCTGGTCTCCGGCCGGCTGCTCGACTACATCGAGTTCGAGGACGGGTTCACCATCGTCAAGATGCACCCGCCCAAGGAGATGATCGGGTTCACCCTGGGGCAGTCGCAAGTGCTGAAGAAGTACGGCGTGACCGTGATCGGCGTCAAATCCCCAGGCCAGGAGTTTGAATACGCCACCGACGACACGCGCGTCTCCCGCCAGGACCTCCTCATAGTCTCCGGCAACACCACGCTGCTGGACCGCTTCGCCGCCCGCCCCTGA